The following proteins are encoded in a genomic region of Pseudomonas saponiphila:
- a CDS encoding DUF3429 domain-containing protein, producing MNLLSSVSPPKPVALLAYGGLLPFLGLALLALVSQAQRLLWCQALVSYGAVILSFVGALHWGFAMIAPGMNAQQRRTRFIWSIVPALMGWVATLLPLSWGGLLLIAGFFAHWRHDRQLSQVMHLPAWYLPMRLRLTLVASACLLLGVLVILIGS from the coding sequence ATGAACCTTTTGTCTTCTGTATCGCCGCCCAAGCCTGTTGCCTTGCTGGCTTATGGCGGTTTGCTGCCGTTTCTCGGGCTGGCGTTGCTGGCCTTGGTGTCACAGGCTCAGCGTCTGTTGTGGTGCCAGGCGCTGGTCAGTTACGGGGCGGTGATCCTGAGTTTCGTCGGGGCCCTGCATTGGGGCTTTGCCATGATCGCTCCCGGCATGAACGCGCAGCAGCGTCGCACGCGCTTTATCTGGAGCATCGTCCCCGCGCTGATGGGGTGGGTCGCCACCTTGCTGCCTTTGTCATGGGGTGGGCTGTTATTGATTGCCGGATTTTTTGCGCACTGGCGGCATGACCGGCAGCTCTCGCAGGTCATGCACCTACCGGCCTGGTACCTGCCGATGCGTTTGCGCCTGACCCTCGTGGCCAGCGCCTGCCTACTGCTGGGTGTGCTCGTGATACTCATCGGGAGTTAA
- a CDS encoding tRNA (adenine(22)-N(1))-methyltransferase, with translation MKQQTLSMRLARVAAQVPAGACLADIGSDHAYLPVALLLRGSITAAVAGEVALTPYQAALRTVRDNGLEQQVSVRLADGLAAIEPQDRISAISLCGMGGETIRDLLDSGQARLSGQERLILQPNGGEQPLRQWLMDNGYRILWEEVLRENRFDYEIIVAERSGPVSYSARELYFGPLQMQLRSPAFLAKWQRLLHLKQRTLERFSRAQAVPEEKVQDMARQVRWISELLA, from the coding sequence TTGAAGCAACAGACATTGTCCATGCGCCTGGCGCGTGTAGCGGCGCAGGTGCCGGCTGGCGCGTGCCTGGCCGATATTGGTTCGGACCACGCTTACCTGCCGGTGGCCTTGCTGCTGCGCGGCAGCATTACGGCGGCGGTGGCCGGCGAAGTGGCCTTGACTCCGTACCAGGCGGCCTTGCGCACGGTGCGCGACAACGGCCTGGAACAGCAGGTCAGCGTGCGCCTGGCCGATGGCCTGGCGGCGATCGAGCCACAGGACCGGATCAGCGCCATCAGCCTGTGTGGCATGGGCGGCGAAACCATTCGCGACCTGCTCGACAGCGGCCAGGCGCGCCTGAGCGGCCAGGAACGCCTGATCCTGCAACCCAACGGCGGCGAGCAGCCGCTGCGCCAATGGCTGATGGACAACGGCTACCGCATCCTGTGGGAGGAGGTGCTGCGGGAAAACCGCTTCGACTACGAAATCATCGTCGCCGAGCGCTCCGGGCCGGTGAGCTACAGCGCCCGGGAGCTGTACTTCGGCCCACTGCAAATGCAGCTTCGCAGCCCGGCATTCCTGGCCAAGTGGCAGCGTCTGCTGCACCTGAAGCAGCGTACCCTGGAGCGCTTCAGTCGGGCACAGGCGGTGCCGGAAGAGAAAGTGCAGGACATGGCCCGCCAGGTGCGCTGGATCAGCGAACTGCTGGCCTGA
- a CDS encoding TetR family transcriptional regulator has translation MARRSNTDERRGQIVAALQAVMARAGYAGATIAAIARHAELTPGLVHYHFRDKREILVALVDSLAGYAQQRYESRAAAAHTAGQRLQAYIAAHLAYGSDAQPDAVAAWVMIGEQSVHDPDVREVYQAALATQMKLLKGLLRQCYAERGRRVRQLDALVAGITCFIQGAFTLSTTARPLLPTAFAAPTLIDWVERYMDAQEQR, from the coding sequence ATGGCACGCCGCTCGAACACCGACGAAAGACGCGGCCAGATCGTCGCGGCACTCCAGGCCGTCATGGCCAGGGCCGGCTACGCCGGGGCCACCATCGCCGCCATCGCCCGGCACGCGGAGCTCACCCCCGGCCTCGTGCACTACCACTTCAGGGACAAGCGCGAAATCCTGGTGGCACTGGTCGACTCGCTGGCCGGCTACGCCCAGCAGCGCTACGAATCCCGGGCCGCGGCAGCACACACCGCCGGGCAACGACTTCAAGCCTACATCGCAGCCCACCTTGCCTATGGCTCGGATGCCCAGCCCGATGCGGTTGCCGCCTGGGTGATGATCGGCGAGCAGTCGGTGCACGACCCCGACGTGCGCGAGGTCTATCAGGCGGCGCTAGCGACACAGATGAAACTGCTCAAAGGCCTGCTCCGGCAGTGCTACGCCGAACGCGGACGCCGCGTGCGCCAACTCGATGCCCTGGTGGCCGGCATTACCTGCTTTATCCAGGGCGCGTTCACACTGTCCACCACGGCGCGGCCGCTGTTGCCGACGGCCTTCGCCGCACCGACGCTGATCGACTGGGTAGAACGCTACATGGATGCGCAAGAGCAACGATGA
- a CDS encoding EcsC family protein encodes MEKPVSIKDNAEDYQDLKRAVSLLESPSLTARLSGLLGSPIESAVKALPNWVSGKINGAVVAALHTSADAALWSLENTPKKQASTLLHKVYAATSGAVGGAFGFAALFVELPISTTIMMRSVADVARSEGFDLEDFATKQACIEVFAMGGNSQADDATETGYYITRSFTTQAMQQLSKELAAIAAKQGAGAAGRLSPGQVGKWLALLIEKVASRYGVTISSKFAAQAVPVIGAFTGATINALFTDFYQDMARGHFIVKRLEHKYGFEQIKGEYAQILGRRLAG; translated from the coding sequence ATGGAGAAACCGGTGAGCATCAAAGACAATGCCGAGGATTATCAGGACCTGAAGCGGGCCGTCAGCCTGCTGGAATCCCCTTCGTTGACCGCGCGCCTGTCCGGCCTGCTGGGCTCGCCGATTGAAAGCGCGGTCAAGGCGTTGCCCAATTGGGTGTCCGGAAAAATCAATGGCGCGGTGGTGGCCGCGCTGCACACCTCCGCCGATGCCGCACTGTGGAGCCTGGAAAACACCCCGAAAAAACAGGCGTCGACGCTCCTGCACAAAGTCTATGCCGCCACCTCCGGCGCAGTGGGCGGCGCTTTCGGGTTTGCCGCGCTGTTCGTCGAATTGCCTATTTCCACCACCATCATGATGCGCTCGGTGGCCGATGTGGCTCGCAGCGAAGGCTTCGACCTGGAGGATTTCGCCACCAAGCAGGCGTGCATCGAAGTGTTCGCCATGGGCGGCAACAGCCAGGCCGATGACGCCACCGAGACCGGCTATTACATCACCCGCAGCTTCACCACCCAGGCCATGCAGCAGTTGTCCAAGGAACTGGCGGCGATTGCCGCCAAACAGGGTGCCGGGGCGGCCGGCCGGTTGTCGCCGGGGCAGGTGGGCAAGTGGCTGGCGCTGCTGATCGAGAAGGTCGCCAGCCGTTACGGCGTGACCATTTCCAGCAAGTTCGCGGCCCAGGCGGTGCCGGTGATCGGCGCCTTTACCGGCGCCACCATCAATGCGCTGTTCACCGACTTCTATCAGGACATGGCCCGCGGGCACTTCATCGTCAAGCGCCTGGAGCACAAGTACGGCTTCGAGCAGATCAAGGGCGAGTATGCGCAGATTCTGGGCCGGCGGTTGGCAGGCTAG
- a CDS encoding metalloregulator ArsR/SmtB family transcription factor: MITPLELFKSLADETRARATLLIANQGELCVCELMCALDDSQPKISRHLAQLRSSGLLLDRRQGQWVYYRLNPQLPAWVGEILQVTFRANSDWLRQNALRLQNMQGRPVRAACC, encoded by the coding sequence ATGATCACGCCTCTTGAGCTGTTCAAGAGCCTTGCCGACGAAACCCGCGCCCGCGCCACCCTGCTGATTGCCAACCAGGGTGAGCTGTGTGTCTGCGAGTTGATGTGCGCCCTCGACGACAGTCAGCCGAAGATCAGCCGTCATCTTGCCCAGTTGCGCAGCAGCGGCCTGCTGCTCGACCGTCGCCAGGGGCAATGGGTCTATTACCGCCTCAACCCTCAGCTGCCGGCCTGGGTCGGGGAAATCCTGCAAGTGACCTTTCGGGCCAACAGCGACTGGCTGCGCCAAAACGCCTTGCGCCTGCAGAACATGCAGGGGCGCCCGGTCCGCGCCGCCTGCTGCTGA
- the arsH gene encoding arsenical resistance protein ArsH, translating to MSEQLPNLDLSLLDGELARPEHKPRILLLYGSTRARSFSRLLVEEAARLLQHLGAETRLFNPSGLPLPDDASVEHPKVQELRDLVQWSEGQVWCSPERHGAMSAVFKAQIDWIPLELGAVRPTQGKTLAVMQVCGGSQSFNVVNQLRVLGRWMRMFTIPNQSSVAKAYMEFDEDGRMKPSAYYDRVVDVMEELVKFTLLLRNQQAFLVDRYSERKESAEQLMARVNQRSL from the coding sequence ATGTCAGAACAACTGCCCAACCTTGATCTCTCGTTGCTGGATGGCGAGCTCGCCAGGCCCGAGCACAAGCCCCGCATCCTGCTGCTGTATGGCTCGACCCGCGCCCGTTCGTTCAGCCGCCTGCTGGTCGAAGAAGCCGCGCGCCTGTTGCAGCACTTGGGTGCCGAGACTCGCCTGTTCAATCCGTCCGGGCTGCCACTGCCCGACGACGCCAGCGTGGAGCACCCCAAGGTCCAGGAACTGCGGGACCTGGTGCAATGGTCCGAAGGTCAGGTCTGGTGCTCGCCGGAGCGCCATGGCGCGATGTCGGCGGTGTTCAAGGCACAGATCGACTGGATCCCCCTGGAACTCGGCGCCGTGCGCCCGACCCAGGGCAAGACCCTGGCGGTGATGCAGGTGTGCGGAGGCTCACAGTCGTTCAACGTGGTCAATCAGTTGCGGGTACTGGGCCGCTGGATGCGCATGTTCACCATCCCCAATCAGTCCTCGGTGGCGAAGGCCTACATGGAGTTCGACGAGGACGGCCGGATGAAACCCTCGGCCTACTACGACCGGGTCGTGGACGTGATGGAGGAGCTGGTGAAGTTCACTCTCCTGCTGCGAAACCAGCAGGCCTTCCTGGTAGATCGCTACTCCGAGCGCAAGGAAAGTGCCGAGCAACTGATGGCCCGGGTCAACCAGCGCTCGCTCTGA
- the valS gene encoding valine--tRNA ligase: MITGGCYVTVKRVTATLCPIATPSLEHLETRWSQRWLEEGTYAFDRSATRDAVYSIDTPPPTASGSLHVGHVFSYTHTDIIARFQRMRGKAVFYPMGWDDNGLPTERRVENYYGVRCEPLVPYQPQLQPPARVAERRADYAPVSRRNFVELCHQLTAVDEQAFRRLFMQLGLSVDWGLTYATIDERAQRVSQRALLRNYRRGELYSQQAPCLWDLTFQTAVAQAELEEREVAGAYHELRFEGIDGPDLSIATTRPELLAACVALVANPDDPRYQGRFGQRLRSPLFEVEVPLLAHALADPQKGSGLAMVCTFGDLTDVLWWRELQLPTRSIIGADGRLLAQVPDWLATPAARQAYATLAGRSLPQARKTLLALLRECGALLGEPRPIRHGVKFFEKGDQPLEIVATRQWYLRNGGRSAELRQQLLGRGQALEWHPPFMRSRYEHWVGGLNGDWLISRQRVFGVPLPFWYPLDAQGEADYDRPILADEASLPVDPTLDTPAGYRPEQRGQPHGFIGERDIMDTWATSSLTPQIAAGWEEGDDLFARVYPMDLRPQGHDIIRTWLFSTLVRSHFEAATAPWKHVALSGWILDPDRKKMSKSRGNVVTPQGLLEQYGSDAVRYWAALGRPGSDTAFEEQQMKIGRRLALKLFNLSKLVFGVPGDPQGPVEQRLDQAMLQRLGAVTAAAEAALEGYDYSSALIGIEGFFWWFCDDYVELVKRRAYRLEGHSARNALAAALSVLQRLFAPFLPFVCEEVWRCWQPGSVHRAQWPEAQVAEDFVEPMLEAVSATLAAIRKAKSDARQSMKAAVARVELVQRAPLLESLQWARQDLIEAGQVASLVFIEGAQPQVRVWLQD; the protein is encoded by the coding sequence GTGATAACAGGAGGATGCTATGTCACCGTTAAACGTGTAACCGCAACGCTTTGCCCCATCGCCACACCCTCGCTTGAACATCTCGAAACACGCTGGTCCCAGCGCTGGCTGGAAGAGGGCACCTACGCCTTCGATCGCAGTGCCACCCGGGACGCGGTCTACTCCATCGACACACCGCCACCTACGGCCTCCGGCTCGTTGCACGTCGGCCATGTGTTCAGCTACACCCACACCGATATCATCGCGCGCTTCCAACGCATGCGCGGCAAGGCCGTGTTCTATCCCATGGGCTGGGACGACAACGGCTTGCCCACCGAACGCCGGGTCGAGAACTACTACGGCGTGCGCTGCGAGCCCCTGGTGCCTTACCAGCCGCAGTTGCAGCCACCGGCCCGGGTCGCCGAGCGGCGCGCCGACTATGCGCCGGTCAGCCGGCGCAACTTTGTCGAGCTGTGCCACCAGTTGACCGCCGTCGACGAGCAGGCCTTTCGCCGCTTGTTCATGCAACTGGGCCTGTCGGTGGACTGGGGCCTGACCTACGCCACCATCGATGAGCGTGCGCAACGCGTCAGCCAGCGCGCCTTGCTGCGCAATTACCGGCGCGGCGAACTCTACAGCCAGCAGGCGCCCTGCCTGTGGGACCTGACCTTCCAGACCGCCGTGGCCCAGGCCGAGCTGGAGGAGCGGGAGGTGGCCGGGGCCTATCACGAGCTGCGCTTTGAGGGCATCGACGGGCCGGACCTGAGCATTGCCACCACCCGTCCCGAATTGCTCGCGGCCTGTGTGGCGCTGGTGGCGAATCCGGACGATCCGCGTTACCAGGGGCGCTTCGGCCAGCGGCTGCGCTCGCCGCTGTTCGAGGTCGAGGTGCCGTTGCTGGCCCACGCCCTGGCCGACCCGCAGAAGGGCAGTGGGCTGGCGATGGTCTGTACCTTTGGCGATCTGACCGATGTGCTCTGGTGGCGTGAACTGCAGCTGCCGACCCGCTCGATCATCGGCGCGGACGGTCGGTTGCTGGCCCAGGTTCCCGACTGGCTGGCCACCCCGGCCGCGCGCCAAGCCTATGCAACGCTGGCCGGGCGCAGCCTGCCCCAGGCGCGCAAGACCTTGCTGGCGCTATTGCGCGAATGCGGCGCCTTGCTTGGCGAACCGCGACCGATCCGGCACGGGGTGAAGTTTTTCGAGAAGGGCGACCAGCCCCTGGAGATTGTCGCCACGCGCCAGTGGTACCTGCGCAACGGTGGGCGCAGCGCTGAACTGCGCCAGCAGTTGCTCGGCCGCGGCCAGGCCCTGGAGTGGCATCCGCCGTTCATGCGCAGCCGCTACGAACACTGGGTCGGCGGCCTCAATGGCGACTGGCTGATCAGCCGCCAGCGGGTGTTCGGCGTGCCGCTTCCGTTCTGGTATCCCCTGGATGCCCAGGGCGAAGCGGACTACGACAGGCCGATCCTGGCAGACGAGGCCTCGCTGCCGGTGGACCCGACCCTGGATACGCCAGCGGGCTACCGCCCCGAGCAACGCGGCCAGCCCCATGGCTTTATCGGCGAACGGGACATCATGGACACCTGGGCCACCAGCTCCCTGACCCCGCAGATCGCCGCCGGCTGGGAGGAGGGCGACGACCTGTTTGCCCGGGTCTACCCCATGGACCTGCGCCCCCAGGGCCACGACATCATCCGCACCTGGCTGTTCTCGACCCTGGTGCGCAGCCACTTCGAGGCGGCCACGGCGCCCTGGAAGCATGTGGCGCTGTCGGGCTGGATCCTTGATCCGGACCGCAAGAAGATGTCCAAGTCGCGGGGCAATGTGGTCACGCCCCAGGGCTTGCTGGAGCAATACGGCAGCGATGCCGTGCGCTATTGGGCGGCCCTTGGGCGCCCGGGCAGCGACACCGCCTTCGAAGAGCAGCAGATGAAGATCGGCCGGCGCCTGGCGCTGAAGTTGTTCAACCTGTCGAAGCTGGTATTCGGCGTGCCGGGCGACCCGCAGGGGCCGGTCGAGCAGAGGCTGGACCAGGCCATGCTGCAACGCCTGGGGGCGGTCACCGCCGCCGCCGAGGCGGCGCTGGAGGGCTACGACTACAGCAGCGCGCTGATCGGCATCGAGGGTTTCTTCTGGTGGTTCTGCGATGACTATGTCGAGCTGGTCAAGCGCCGCGCCTATCGCCTCGAGGGGCACTCGGCGCGCAACGCCCTGGCGGCGGCCTTGAGTGTCCTGCAACGTTTGTTCGCGCCGTTTCTGCCCTTTGTCTGCGAGGAGGTCTGGCGTTGCTGGCAGCCGGGTTCGGTGCACCGTGCCCAGTGGCCCGAGGCGCAGGTGGCCGAGGACTTTGTCGAGCCGATGCTGGAGGCGGTCAGCGCCACGCTGGCGGCCATTCGCAAGGCCAAGTCCGATGCCCGGCAGTCGATGAAGGCCGCGGTGGCGCGCGTTGAGCTGGTGCAGCGCGCGCCGCTGCTGGAGTCCCTGCAATGGGCCCGTCAGGACCTGATCGAGGCGGGGCAGGTGGCCAGCCTGGTGTTCATCGAAGGCGCGCAGCCCCAGGTGCGGGTCTGGTTGCAGGATTGA
- a CDS encoding arsenate reductase ArsC yields MRILFMCTANSCRSILCEALFNHLAPQGFQALSSGSFPKGQVLPRSLHALEQAGIATGGLYSKGNDAFADNPPDIVITVCDKAAGEACPVFFGPALKAHWNLEDPSAISADEATVEAAFRATLAHIERRCKAFLDLPLHRLDREQLQHELDRIGTL; encoded by the coding sequence ATGCGAATCCTGTTCATGTGCACAGCCAATAGTTGTCGCAGCATCCTCTGCGAAGCCCTGTTCAACCACCTGGCCCCCCAGGGGTTCCAGGCCCTGAGTTCCGGCAGCTTTCCCAAGGGACAGGTACTGCCCCGCAGCCTGCATGCCCTGGAGCAGGCCGGTATCGCCACCGGCGGCCTGTACAGCAAGGGCAACGACGCCTTCGCCGACAACCCGCCCGACATCGTGATCACCGTCTGCGACAAGGCTGCCGGCGAAGCCTGCCCGGTGTTCTTCGGCCCGGCGCTCAAGGCCCACTGGAACCTGGAGGATCCATCCGCGATCAGCGCCGACGAAGCCACCGTCGAGGCGGCCTTCCGCGCCACCCTGGCGCACATCGAGCGACGCTGCAAAGCCTTCCTCGACCTGCCGTTGCACCGCCTCGACCGCGAGCAACTGCAACACGAACTGGACCGCATTGGCACACTGTGA
- a CDS encoding 2OG-Fe(II) oxygenase translates to MMNSLAEMLVARPQAPSVVVERPLGEAVRCVLVHGFLSASECDALVAATEKLGFASAVSDYPTSYRDNDRIVADDPALAQRLFARLRQCLSQAAGLAAVMDEEGWRMVGVNERLRFCRYRPGTQFRAHQDGVHHRQSSQSRLTFMIYLNDDAFSGGETLFFEGRSAAMSGRDATLRLRPRKGSLILFDHGLWHAGAPVDSGRKYLMRSDLMYQPQHSRSIDGPFQPGHQGYVWALASLGERGFASAGRDASIRLWSREGEYQGRLDGHSQSILGLLEIAPGELVSHSRDRTIRRWSLASGTSTLVGTSDSALLCCARLACGRLVSGAADGRVTLWNLASGTADEHQAHASWVWAIAPLGNGGFATAAEDGTVKLWQTELRDCVQVIDLGRPLRTLASWVDVDGRVTLVAGDLDGMLHLLACGQALTLVERFAAHDGPVRRVRFEARQVLLSCGEDGLVRRWQLPSRQGVVIGSHDNFATDVLPNGCGRWISCGYDGRIRQHGATG, encoded by the coding sequence ATGATGAATTCCCTGGCTGAAATGCTGGTGGCGCGCCCCCAGGCTCCCTCGGTTGTGGTCGAGCGGCCTCTGGGTGAGGCGGTGCGGTGTGTCCTGGTGCACGGGTTTCTCTCGGCAAGCGAGTGCGATGCCCTGGTGGCCGCCACCGAGAAGCTCGGGTTTGCCAGCGCAGTGTCCGACTATCCGACCTCCTACCGCGACAACGACCGGATCGTGGCGGACGATCCGGCCCTGGCCCAGCGGTTGTTCGCGCGCCTGCGCCAGTGCTTGTCGCAGGCAGCGGGACTCGCTGCAGTGATGGACGAAGAGGGCTGGCGCATGGTCGGCGTCAATGAACGGCTGCGCTTTTGCCGCTACCGGCCCGGCACCCAGTTCCGTGCTCATCAGGACGGTGTCCACCATCGCCAGTCCAGCCAGTCGCGCCTGACCTTCATGATCTATCTCAACGACGATGCCTTCAGTGGCGGTGAGACGCTGTTCTTTGAGGGTCGCTCGGCAGCCATGTCGGGTCGCGATGCCACGCTGCGCCTGCGGCCCCGCAAGGGCAGCCTGATTCTGTTCGATCACGGGCTCTGGCACGCGGGGGCCCCGGTGGACTCGGGCCGAAAGTACCTCATGCGCAGTGACCTGATGTACCAGCCGCAGCATTCTCGGTCGATCGACGGCCCGTTCCAGCCCGGCCACCAAGGGTACGTCTGGGCGCTTGCCAGCCTTGGCGAACGGGGGTTTGCCAGCGCCGGGCGCGACGCCAGCATTCGTCTCTGGAGTCGCGAGGGCGAGTACCAGGGCCGGCTCGACGGACACAGCCAATCGATCCTCGGCTTGCTGGAGATCGCGCCTGGCGAGCTGGTGTCGCACTCGCGTGACCGGACGATTCGGCGCTGGTCCTTGGCAAGCGGAACCTCGACGCTGGTCGGCACCTCGGATTCGGCGCTGCTGTGCTGTGCGCGGCTCGCCTGTGGCCGGCTGGTCAGCGGTGCCGCCGACGGCCGCGTGACGCTGTGGAACCTGGCATCTGGCACGGCGGACGAGCATCAGGCCCACGCCTCTTGGGTCTGGGCGATCGCGCCTTTGGGCAACGGTGGTTTCGCCACCGCCGCGGAAGACGGGACGGTCAAGTTGTGGCAAACCGAGCTGCGCGACTGCGTGCAAGTGATCGATCTGGGGCGTCCACTGCGGACGCTGGCGAGCTGGGTCGATGTCGATGGCCGCGTCACCTTGGTCGCGGGTGATCTTGACGGCATGCTGCACCTGCTGGCGTGCGGCCAGGCACTGACGCTCGTGGAGCGCTTTGCCGCCCATGACGGGCCGGTGCGGCGCGTGCGCTTCGAGGCGCGGCAGGTGCTGCTGAGCTGTGGCGAGGATGGCCTGGTCCGGCGCTGGCAACTGCCATCACGGCAGGGGGTGGTCATCGGCTCGCACGACAACTTCGCCACCGATGTGCTGCCCAATGGCTGCGGTCGCTGGATCAGTTGTGGCTATGACGGACGGATAAGGCAGCATGGCGCCACGGGCTAG
- a CDS encoding barstar family protein yields the protein MTRPQLLEIDVRDLGSARELHLALRDALGLPLWYGCNWDAFWDAISGLVEMPLQLRITGWHSLSRRLPDDARLMEQCLRRLQSKYPASAAQLQFD from the coding sequence ATGACCCGCCCGCAGTTGCTGGAAATTGATGTGCGCGACCTGGGCTCGGCCCGTGAGCTGCACCTGGCCTTGCGCGATGCCTTGGGTTTGCCCCTTTGGTATGGCTGCAACTGGGATGCCTTCTGGGATGCCATTTCTGGTCTGGTAGAGATGCCGCTGCAGTTGCGGATCACGGGCTGGCACAGCCTTTCCCGACGCTTGCCGGACGATGCGCGGCTGATGGAACAATGCCTGCGGCGCCTGCAGAGCAAGTACCCGGCATCGGCCGCGCAACTGCAGTTCGATTGA